In a genomic window of Sutcliffiella sp. FSL R7-0096:
- a CDS encoding acetyl-CoA carboxylase biotin carboxyl carrier protein subunit → MKKIEASMAGTVWKVLVEVGEEVKAGQTVIILESMKMEIPVEVMVGGKVSALHTAEGEFVNDGDVLLELE, encoded by the coding sequence ATGAAAAAAATTGAAGCGTCCATGGCAGGAACAGTTTGGAAGGTATTAGTGGAAGTGGGAGAAGAGGTAAAAGCTGGTCAGACAGTCATCATATTGGAATCCATGAAAATGGAAATCCCAGTAGAAGTGATGGTGGGTGGCAAAGTCTCAGCTCTTCATACGGCAGAAGGCGAGTTTGTAAATGATGGAGATGTGCTGCTGGAACTGGAATAG